A region of Nocardioides sp. JS614 DNA encodes the following proteins:
- a CDS encoding universal stress protein, with the protein MPDPEHTTEHTAVLVGVTDEEDVHAALVFAVAEARWRGAGIHLVHVTPRVPLGPVGQDEVDGAGRDLLERTAAAVRAELAGGLEITTELVHGSVAPALVDASVRAGLVVVQHQRMGRPGLVVTLSVTNPVAALCGVPVVAVPAAWREDHAGPITVGADDGDGAPVVVGAALTEARIRGCGVRVLHAWHYRDPYDQLVFDEPAGEAHTDERRRLLADQLAPVLRVYDDVPTELVVVHERAAEALVRAGERSSLLVVGRHRHTIPLGPHLGSVVRAVLRHATCPVMVVDPVPRTG; encoded by the coding sequence ATGCCGGATCCGGAGCACACCACCGAGCACACCGCGGTGCTGGTCGGAGTCACCGACGAGGAGGACGTCCACGCGGCGCTGGTGTTCGCCGTCGCCGAGGCTCGCTGGCGCGGGGCCGGGATCCACCTGGTCCACGTGACGCCCCGGGTGCCGCTCGGGCCGGTCGGTCAGGACGAGGTCGACGGCGCTGGTCGCGACCTTCTCGAACGGACCGCTGCGGCGGTGCGCGCCGAGCTCGCCGGGGGACTCGAGATCACCACCGAGCTCGTCCACGGGTCGGTTGCGCCGGCCCTGGTCGACGCATCGGTCCGGGCCGGGCTGGTCGTCGTGCAGCACCAGCGGATGGGCCGGCCGGGGCTGGTCGTCACCCTGTCGGTGACGAACCCGGTCGCGGCCCTGTGCGGGGTCCCCGTGGTGGCGGTGCCCGCCGCGTGGCGCGAGGACCATGCGGGCCCGATCACCGTCGGCGCCGACGACGGCGACGGCGCCCCGGTCGTGGTCGGTGCCGCCCTCACCGAGGCCCGCATCCGCGGCTGCGGCGTACGCGTGCTGCACGCCTGGCACTACCGCGACCCCTATGACCAGCTGGTGTTCGACGAGCCCGCGGGGGAGGCGCACACCGACGAGCGGCGCCGGCTCCTGGCCGACCAGCTGGCCCCGGTGCTGAGGGTGTACGACGACGTGCCGACCGAGTTGGTCGTCGTGCACGAGCGCGCGGCCGAGGCGCTGGTCCGGGCGGGTGAGCGGAGCTCGCTGCTGGTGGTCGGGCGGCACCGGCACACGATCCCGCTGGGCCCCCACCTCGGCTCCGTGGTGCGCGCCGTGCTGCGGCACGCGACCTGTCCGGTGATGGTGGTCGACCCGGTACCGCGGACCGGCTGA
- a CDS encoding PAS domain-containing protein, whose protein sequence is MELPTGFDAEDLGEVLDALPSLVAYVDAAGGLRYANAASRSWLHRTPAEVVGRPVEQLLDEAGCASTHDRLLAALAGTTQRFERSLPLDEGRVRHALIEMVPRCRGDRSDGCYVLVTNITRRVEAEAGHAASVVRSALLTERNARAAGVSDSALQELFAIGLQLDRMVRHPESATAEAAPILEHLARTVDALRGSVRHLIVESQPGSTSGAVRYVVELWSGGPVGFEGPVDDLAPEVAHELLGALSEILAAAARHDPEGIAVHVRVAGGVLVAVVTVQGGRRGDGPVGTDVEALGPRTLRPGATITVVGDDLARTLITWRRPVG, encoded by the coding sequence ATGGAGCTGCCGACCGGGTTCGACGCCGAGGACCTGGGCGAGGTCCTCGACGCGCTCCCGTCGCTGGTCGCGTACGTCGACGCCGCGGGCGGTCTGCGCTACGCGAACGCGGCATCCCGGTCCTGGCTGCACCGGACACCCGCTGAGGTCGTCGGGCGCCCGGTGGAGCAGCTGCTCGACGAGGCCGGGTGCGCGTCGACCCATGACCGGCTCCTCGCCGCCCTCGCGGGCACCACCCAGCGCTTCGAGCGCTCGCTCCCGCTGGACGAGGGTCGGGTGCGGCACGCGCTGATCGAGATGGTCCCGCGGTGTCGCGGGGACCGCTCCGACGGGTGCTACGTGCTGGTCACCAACATCACCCGGCGCGTCGAGGCCGAGGCCGGGCACGCCGCCAGCGTGGTGCGCTCGGCGCTGCTGACGGAGCGGAACGCGCGGGCGGCCGGCGTCAGCGACTCGGCACTCCAGGAGCTCTTCGCGATCGGGCTCCAGCTCGATCGGATGGTGCGCCACCCCGAGTCGGCGACCGCCGAGGCAGCCCCGATCCTCGAGCACCTCGCGCGCACCGTCGACGCCCTGCGCGGCTCGGTGCGGCACCTGATCGTCGAGTCCCAGCCGGGCTCCACGTCCGGGGCGGTGCGCTACGTGGTCGAGCTGTGGTCGGGCGGCCCGGTCGGCTTCGAGGGGCCGGTCGACGACCTGGCGCCGGAGGTGGCGCACGAGCTGCTCGGTGCGCTGAGCGAGATCCTCGCGGCCGCCGCCCGGCACGACCCCGAGGGGATCGCCGTGCACGTGCGGGTGGCCGGTGGAGTGCTGGTGGCGGTCGTGACGGTCCAGGGCGGCCGCCGCGGCGACGGCCCCGTGGGCACCGACGTCGAGGCCCTCGGGCCGCGGACCCTGCGACCGGGCGCGACGATCACCGTGGTCGGTGACGACCTCGCGCGCACCCTGATCACCTGGCGCCGCCCGGTCGGCTGA
- a CDS encoding alkaline phosphatase family protein: protein MVRRLAPPLLVLGLATVLALPLVPVGALAAAGGPAASAERPVAARAGTPVTKLLVFVVENHSLQQMRAQMPYTARLARRYGYATRYHGVTHPSLPNYLAIAGGDTFGVRDDAAPAAHPLSGPSVFGRAVRSGSTARLYAEAMGSRCQLESSGTYAVKHNPWAYFAHERRLCRRHDVPLRRFGREVDAGQLPAVGMVIPDLCNDGHDCDLSRADAWLRKRVRRVLAGPDWAAGRLAVVVTADEDDGAHGNRVLTVVAHPDLRNVVVRARLTHYSLSRSYAEVAGVRPLRHAADSRSLLRRFGLSTG, encoded by the coding sequence ATGGTCCGTCGTCTCGCCCCACCACTGCTCGTCCTCGGCCTCGCGACCGTGCTGGCCCTCCCGCTGGTGCCCGTCGGGGCGCTGGCTGCCGCTGGGGGGCCGGCTGCGTCGGCGGAGCGGCCGGTCGCGGCCCGCGCCGGCACGCCGGTCACGAAGCTGCTGGTGTTCGTCGTCGAGAACCACTCGCTGCAGCAGATGCGCGCACAGATGCCCTACACCGCGCGGCTGGCGCGCCGGTACGGCTACGCGACCCGCTACCACGGCGTGACCCACCCCTCGCTGCCCAACTACCTCGCGATCGCCGGAGGCGACACGTTCGGCGTCCGCGACGACGCGGCCCCGGCCGCGCACCCGCTGTCCGGCCCGAGCGTCTTCGGGCGCGCCGTGCGGTCGGGCAGCACGGCCCGGTTGTACGCCGAGGCGATGGGATCGCGGTGCCAGCTCGAGAGCAGCGGCACGTACGCGGTCAAGCACAACCCGTGGGCGTACTTCGCCCACGAGCGGCGGCTGTGCCGGCGCCACGACGTACCGCTGCGCCGCTTCGGGCGCGAGGTCGACGCCGGGCAGCTGCCGGCGGTCGGCATGGTGATCCCCGACCTGTGCAACGACGGCCACGACTGCGACCTCAGCCGGGCCGATGCCTGGCTGCGCAAGCGGGTCCGCCGCGTCCTCGCCGGGCCGGACTGGGCGGCCGGCCGGTTGGCCGTCGTCGTCACCGCCGACGAGGACGACGGCGCCCACGGCAACCGGGTGCTCACCGTCGTCGCGCACCCCGACCTGCGGAACGTCGTGGTCCGCGCCCGGCTCACGCACTACTCGCTGTCGCGGTCCTACGCCGAGGTCGCCGGCGTCCGGCCGCTGCGGCACGCCGCGGACTCGCGTTCGCTGCTGCGCCGGTTCGGGCTCAGCACCGGCTGA
- a CDS encoding IclR family transcriptional regulator domain-containing protein — MGTRLPLHATGVGKVLLAHAPADVRDRVLGELAAVTPDTVTSRRVLAGQLERVRRDGYATTTEEMTLGASSVAVPVQVDGATVAAMGVVVADFRRHRARLLAGLLVAAAGVGRGLGQAPS; from the coding sequence ATGGGCACCCGGCTGCCGCTGCACGCCACCGGCGTGGGGAAGGTGCTGCTGGCGCACGCCCCCGCCGACGTCCGGGACCGGGTGCTGGGCGAGCTGGCCGCGGTGACGCCGGACACCGTGACCTCGCGGCGGGTGCTGGCCGGCCAGCTCGAGCGGGTGCGGCGCGACGGCTACGCGACCACGACCGAGGAGATGACGCTCGGCGCGTCCTCGGTGGCGGTGCCGGTGCAGGTCGACGGCGCGACGGTCGCCGCGATGGGGGTGGTCGTCGCGGACTTCCGGCGGCACCGCGCCCGCCTGCTGGCCGGGCTCCTGGTCGCCGCCGCGGGCGTGGGACGCGGCCTGGGCCAGGCGCCGTCGTAG